From candidate division WOR-3 bacterium, the proteins below share one genomic window:
- a CDS encoding T9SS type A sorting domain-containing protein, whose amino-acid sequence VGLEYYYDGVYHAWAWAVTDSFAVRYTTYPPDYLGVEEYTKLTTVPLQTMMGVVYPNPFVRNLQVNYQLAAQGRVNLAVYDAAGRLISALAEGMSEPGYYTVHWNGLDDQGRQVPAGVYFIRLDTDNYQHVQKTVLLK is encoded by the coding sequence GTTGGTTTGGAGTATTATTATGATGGGGTGTATCATGCCTGGGCTTGGGCGGTGACCGATTCGTTTGCGGTGCGGTATACGACCTATCCGCCGGATTATTTAGGTGTTGAGGAGTATACGAAGTTGACCACGGTGCCGCTGCAGACCATGATGGGTGTGGTGTATCCGAATCCGTTTGTGCGGAATCTGCAGGTCAATTACCAGCTTGCAGCGCAGGGCCGGGTCAATCTGGCGGTTTATGATGCTGCGGGGCGCTTAATATCCGCACTCGCCGAGGGCATGAGTGAACCTGGTTACTATACGGTCCATTGGAATGGTCTTGATGACCAGGGTCGTCAGGTGCCGGCGGGTGTTTACTTTATCCGTCTCGACACTGACAACTACCAGCACGTTCAGAAGACGGTACTTTTGAAATAA